From Salvelinus sp. IW2-2015 linkage group LG33, ASM291031v2, whole genome shotgun sequence, one genomic window encodes:
- the pjvk gene encoding LOW QUALITY PROTEIN: pejvakin (The sequence of the model RefSeq protein was modified relative to this genomic sequence to represent the inferred CDS: inserted 1 base in 1 codon), with protein sequence MFAAATKNFVKQVGDTGRLIPVPSLSEADRYQPLSLVTRKRKRHFWKKTKYASTPFSLKDILVGEKEITAGVSSYQLLNYEDKSDVALNGRLGNHLMNDVGFNISGSDSVAVKASFGIVTKHEVEVPTLLRELNSRKVSLDHCLIRQSKESGRSVLCVVMESIRTTRQCSXTVHAGMRRTTMRFQIDDGRNPKGRDKAIVIPAHTTIAFSIFELFVRLDGRLDICVSPESSGGFEKELIREQLVVVGRFSMGRLRRFLSGIVYGNPFRADDRTFEELTHTHSDTYMDDVVTDYYEKAASMTDVSTAYLRGDSHSRVNLLNHNIPKGPCALCGRGQTPRETVYGCLECSSGGHKYVRLHVVPCFDLWHKTLS encoded by the exons ATGTTCGCTGCGGCGACTAAGAACTTTGTGAAGCAGGTGGGAGACACAGGTCGGTTGATCCCCGTACCGAGCCTGAGTGAGGCTGACCGCTACCAACCGCTCAGCCTGGTcaccaggaagaggaagagacactTCTGGAAGAAAACCAAGTATGCCTCAACCCCCTTCTCCCTGAAAGACATCCTGGTGGGGGAGAAGGAGATCACAGcag GGGTGTCGTCGTACCAGCTCCTGAACTATGAGGACAAATCTGACGTGGCCCTGAACGGCAGATTAGGGAACCACCTGATGAACGACGTGGGGTTCAACATCAGTGGTTCAGACTCTGTGGCCGTCAAAGCCTCCTTTGGGATCGTCACCAAACACGAGGTGGAGGTCCCAACTCTACTCAGGGAACTCAACTCCAG GAAAGTGAGTCTTGATCACTGTCTGATTCGTCAGTCCAAAGAAAGTGGGCGGAGCGTTCTCTGCGTTGTCATGGAGAGCATCCGTACGACTCGTCAGTGTT TCACTGTCCACGCTGGCATGAGACGGACGACTATGAGG TTTCAGATTGATGATGGTCGAAACCCCAAAGGTCGAGACAAGGCCATAGTGATCCCAGCTCACACCACCATCGCATTCAGCATCTTTGAACTGTTTGTTCGATTGGATGGACGACTTG ATATCTGCGTAAGCCCTGAGTCGTCAGGCGGATTTGAGAAGGAGCTGATCAGAGAGCAGCTGGTGGTGGTTGGTCGATTCTCTATGGGACGGCTACGCAGGTTCCTGTCTGGGATTGTGTACGGAAACCCCTTCAGAGCAG ACGACAGGACGTTTGAGGAGCTCACGCACACCCACTCAGACACCTACATGGACGACGTAGTGACAGACTACTACGAAAAAGCAGCCAGCATGACGGACGTCTCCACCGCCTACCTGAGAGGGGACTCCCACTCCCGTGTCAACCTCCTCAACCACAACATCCCCAAGGGCCCCTGTGCCCTGTGTGGCCGGGGCCAGACACCGAGGGAGACGGTCTACGGCTGTCTGGAGTGCTCCTCCGGTGGGCACAAGTACGTCAGGCTACACGTGGTGCCCTGCTTCGACCTGTGGCACAAGACGCTCAGCTGA